Proteins encoded within one genomic window of Spirulina major PCC 6313:
- a CDS encoding iron uptake porin, whose product MNPSINPIPFTALTLAIATPAIAQTLPTASTQAADLLNPDSLGQITNVNQLRDLDPNDWAYTALNDLIQRYNCLQGYPNSTFQGSRPLNRYEFAAGLNACANVLETLLTANTDFVTRDDLETLRRLMAEFETELATLDGQIDNLESRVNFLSDNQFSTTTKLYGQVVMGLQGRLSNSADAQKADGTFGRDGNPDTPDPNDEISLGYNAQLTLLTQFNPRSFLLTGMQAGNLNTSDFTSNFGLLNNNFTRLGYESNTNNNLILSDVTYRQLLTDNLAMIVGPAGVNPVNVFRGPSRVESAGFGPLSRFAQRNPIIQIGATTAGVGFDWQPTRTLSLQGVYSAPFANASTAGLFNDGYTAGVQAFLTPTDRIDLALYYLHAYSGSNAGRLQTGVGDSDISSFTAARFNTDAFGATANWAIADGVTLGGWVGFTTSRQVNHAGSVQTNNWMVSLQFPDLFAAGNYGAIFFGVPPRITESNLTVNGALTGNLPSIYAGNLTTNTNGGRRDSTYHLEAFYRWRLSRHVTLTPGVILLLNSGHNAGSDPIVIAGLRTTLSF is encoded by the coding sequence GTGAACCCCTCAATTAACCCCATTCCCTTCACCGCCCTCACCCTCGCGATCGCCACCCCCGCGATCGCCCAAACCCTCCCCACCGCCAGCACCCAAGCCGCCGACCTCCTCAACCCCGACAGCCTGGGCCAAATCACCAACGTCAACCAACTGCGAGACCTAGACCCCAACGACTGGGCCTATACCGCCCTCAACGACCTGATCCAACGCTACAACTGCCTCCAGGGATATCCCAACAGCACATTTCAAGGGTCACGCCCCCTCAACCGCTACGAATTCGCCGCCGGACTCAACGCCTGCGCCAACGTACTCGAAACCCTCCTCACCGCAAACACCGATTTTGTCACCCGTGACGACCTCGAAACCCTGCGCCGCCTCATGGCAGAGTTTGAAACCGAACTCGCCACCCTCGACGGTCAGATCGACAACCTCGAAAGCCGCGTTAACTTCCTCAGCGATAACCAATTTTCCACCACCACCAAACTCTACGGCCAAGTCGTGATGGGACTCCAAGGACGCTTGAGCAACAGCGCCGATGCCCAAAAAGCCGACGGAACCTTTGGCAGAGACGGCAACCCCGACACCCCCGACCCCAACGACGAAATCAGCCTCGGCTACAACGCCCAACTGACCCTGCTGACCCAATTTAACCCGCGTAGCTTTCTCCTCACCGGGATGCAAGCAGGCAACCTCAACACCAGCGACTTCACCAGCAACTTTGGCCTGCTCAACAACAACTTCACCCGCCTCGGCTACGAATCCAACACCAACAATAACCTCATCCTCAGCGATGTCACCTATCGCCAACTCCTCACCGATAACCTCGCGATGATCGTTGGCCCCGCAGGCGTGAACCCCGTCAACGTCTTTCGCGGCCCCTCACGGGTCGAAAGTGCCGGCTTTGGCCCCCTCTCCCGCTTCGCCCAACGCAACCCGATCATCCAAATCGGCGCAACCACCGCCGGGGTCGGCTTCGACTGGCAACCCACCCGCACCCTCAGCCTCCAAGGAGTCTACTCGGCTCCCTTCGCCAATGCTTCCACCGCTGGCCTCTTCAATGATGGCTATACCGCAGGCGTGCAAGCTTTCCTCACCCCCACCGATCGCATTGACCTCGCCCTGTACTATCTCCATGCCTATTCCGGCTCCAATGCCGGACGACTGCAAACCGGAGTCGGCGATAGCGATATTTCGTCCTTTACCGCTGCGCGATTCAATACCGATGCCTTTGGGGCGACGGCCAACTGGGCGATCGCTGATGGTGTCACCTTGGGCGGCTGGGTCGGGTTCACCACCTCGCGCCAGGTGAATCATGCCGGATCGGTGCAAACGAATAATTGGATGGTTTCGTTGCAATTTCCCGATCTGTTCGCGGCGGGGAATTATGGCGCGATCTTCTTTGGGGTTCCGCCTCGAATTACGGAGAGTAATTTAACGGTGAATGGGGCATTAACGGGAAATTTACCGAGTATTTATGCGGGGAATTTAACCACGAATACGAATGGCGGCCGGCGAGACAGTACCTATCACCTCGAAGCCTTCTATCGTTGGCGGTTATCGCGCCATGTCACGCTCACGCCGGGGGTGATTTTGCTGCTCAATTCGGGGCATAACGCCGGGAGCGATCCGATTGTGATTGCGGGTTTACGCACCACATTGTCGTTTTAA
- a CDS encoding Re/Si-specific NAD(P)(+) transhydrogenase subunit alpha: protein MKIAIAREAIEVGERRVALIPALVKRLAQPDWYFLLEANAGEGSFIPDADYVDAGAAVVADKAELWSNTDVLLKVAPPSRDEVNLLPEGSTLISFLNPLGDPELIKLLADRQITAFSMELIPRTSRAQSMDALSSQAGIAGYKAVLLGAAALPKFFPMLTTAAGTIRPAKVFVMGAGVAGLQAIATARRLGAIVEAFDIRPAVKEEVQSLGAKFVEIDLGEDTVAAGGYAKEVSAAAQQKTQAVLTEHIANSDVVITTAQVPGKRAPILVTAAMVEGMAPGSVIVDLAANQGGNCEVTDPGKDINYHGVTVIGPTNLPSSMPVHASQLYAKNIATLLQYLVKDNAINLDFEDDIIRDTCITHAGEIRSDRVKTALGISSEVQV, encoded by the coding sequence ATGAAAATTGCGATCGCCCGCGAGGCTATTGAAGTGGGAGAACGCCGTGTGGCCTTAATTCCCGCCCTCGTGAAACGACTAGCCCAACCCGATTGGTACTTTCTTCTCGAAGCCAATGCCGGGGAGGGATCATTCATTCCCGATGCCGACTATGTGGATGCGGGGGCGGCGGTGGTGGCCGATAAAGCTGAACTTTGGAGCAATACGGATGTGCTGCTCAAGGTGGCTCCCCCCAGTCGGGATGAAGTCAATTTATTGCCCGAAGGCTCAACGTTGATTAGTTTTCTGAATCCGTTGGGTGATCCAGAGTTGATCAAACTGCTGGCGGATCGCCAGATCACCGCCTTCAGTATGGAATTAATTCCCCGCACCAGTCGTGCCCAAAGCATGGATGCCTTGTCATCTCAAGCGGGGATCGCGGGCTATAAAGCCGTGTTACTCGGTGCGGCGGCGCTGCCGAAATTTTTCCCGATGTTGACCACCGCAGCGGGCACGATTCGCCCGGCGAAGGTATTTGTGATGGGGGCGGGGGTGGCCGGATTGCAGGCGATCGCCACCGCCCGCCGCTTGGGTGCGATCGTCGAAGCCTTCGACATTCGCCCCGCCGTCAAAGAAGAAGTCCAAAGCCTGGGGGCGAAATTTGTTGAAATTGACCTCGGTGAAGATACCGTTGCCGCTGGGGGCTACGCCAAAGAAGTGTCCGCAGCCGCCCAGCAAAAAACCCAAGCGGTGCTCACGGAACATATCGCCAACTCCGACGTAGTGATCACCACCGCCCAAGTCCCCGGCAAACGTGCCCCCATCCTCGTCACCGCTGCCATGGTGGAAGGCATGGCCCCCGGTTCGGTGATCGTCGATCTGGCCGCCAACCAAGGCGGCAACTGCGAAGTGACTGATCCCGGCAAAGATATCAATTACCACGGCGTAACGGTGATTGGCCCGACGAATTTACCCTCCTCCATGCCTGTCCACGCCAGCCAACTCTACGCGAAAAATATCGCCACGTTGCTGCAATATTTGGTCAAAGATAACGCGATCAACCTCGATTTTGAAGACGACATTATTCGCGATACCTGCATCACCCACGCCGGTGAAATTCGTAGCGATCGCGTCAAAACCGCCCTCGGAATTAGCAGTGAAGTGCAGGTATAG
- a CDS encoding SRPBCC family protein — protein sequence MSDWLEHSVQVEIKAPMDLVWQEWSSFEKMPLWMKWIKSVTVPPETPHISRWTLDTGGLEFSWQARMVDVIENKIIRWESVDGLPNRGAIRFYDRHDHSVVRLSVAYNIPTILKFLDSLFLGKAVEATIQEDLERFRTHILALQKTATHPQG from the coding sequence ATGTCTGACTGGTTAGAACATAGCGTCCAAGTCGAAATCAAAGCCCCCATGGATTTGGTCTGGCAAGAATGGTCGAGTTTTGAAAAAATGCCCCTCTGGATGAAATGGATTAAATCCGTCACCGTTCCCCCCGAAACTCCGCACATTTCCCGCTGGACCTTGGACACGGGCGGCCTCGAATTTTCCTGGCAAGCCCGGATGGTGGATGTGATCGAGAACAAAATCATCCGCTGGGAATCCGTAGACGGCTTACCCAATCGGGGCGCGATCCGCTTTTACGATCGCCACGATCACAGCGTCGTCCGCCTCTCCGTCGCCTACAACATCCCGACCATTCTTAAATTCCTCGACAGTCTCTTCCTCGGTAAAGCCGTCGAAGCCACGATCCAAGAAGACCTCGAACGCTTCCGCACCCACATCCTCGCCCTCCAAAAAACCGCCACCCATCCCCAGGGTTAG
- a CDS encoding thiol-disulfide oxidoreductase DCC family protein has product MTATQTPPTWAIKLLYDGQCPICVHEVDFLRKRDGDRGRLAFVDIMDDDYDPADHGGVSFEDAMGRIHAVRADGTVLKNVEVFRQIYAVIGLGWVYGATRWPIIGPVVDWLYGIWAMLRLPITGRPSLRQIVAEREAKLCDRDCHYAASESTYRNKSL; this is encoded by the coding sequence ATGACCGCCACCCAAACCCCGCCCACCTGGGCCATCAAACTCCTCTACGACGGCCAATGTCCGATCTGTGTCCATGAGGTGGACTTTCTCCGCAAACGCGACGGGGATCGGGGTCGTCTGGCTTTCGTCGATATCATGGACGACGACTATGATCCCGCAGATCATGGCGGGGTCAGTTTTGAGGATGCCATGGGACGCATCCATGCTGTGCGGGCGGATGGGACGGTGCTGAAAAATGTCGAAGTGTTTCGGCAGATTTACGCCGTCATCGGCTTGGGTTGGGTCTATGGGGCAACCCGTTGGCCGATCATTGGCCCTGTTGTCGATTGGCTCTATGGCATTTGGGCGATGCTGCGACTCCCCATCACCGGCCGCCCCAGTTTGCGGCAGATCGTCGCGGAACGAGAGGCGAAATTGTGCGATCGCGATTGCCACTATGCCGCATCCGAATCAACCTATCGCAACAAATCCCTTTAA
- a CDS encoding TFIIB-type zinc finger domain-containing protein — protein sequence MTDEIKRFPCPQCGADLAFSPDVAQLQCQYCGWEDAIPEGNRAAIAEQDYNAHRQRFTVEASQLSTLSQTALEVDCDNCGAAITFEPPQTAGTCPFCAAAIVAQAHTANPVIAPQGVVPFSIGRRDALKQFKQWLKAQWLAPNNLTKLAQGEQLQGMYLPFWTYDADTASRYRGERGEYYYTTETYQTTDSEGKSVTKTRQVRHTRWYPARGHVSRFFDDVLVAASTAVERQRLDALEPWGLPGSLQPYNSSFLAGFEAQRPQVSLEEGFQVAKGVMDAQIHRDVERDIGGDDQRVHSVSTQYDRVTFKHILLPVWLTAYRYNNKQFQVLINAITGEVQGDHPYSVWKVTLLAIAGTIGAAIVIWLIIQYG from the coding sequence ATGACTGATGAGATTAAACGCTTTCCCTGTCCCCAATGTGGCGCAGACTTAGCCTTCAGCCCGGATGTGGCCCAGTTGCAATGTCAATATTGCGGTTGGGAAGATGCGATTCCAGAGGGCAACAGGGCGGCGATCGCAGAACAGGACTACAATGCCCACCGCCAACGCTTCACCGTCGAGGCCTCCCAACTGAGCACCCTCTCGCAAACGGCCCTAGAGGTGGACTGCGACAACTGCGGCGCGGCGATCACCTTTGAACCACCCCAAACGGCGGGGACTTGTCCTTTTTGTGCCGCTGCGATCGTTGCCCAAGCCCATACCGCTAACCCTGTGATCGCGCCCCAGGGCGTGGTTCCCTTCAGCATCGGGCGACGGGATGCCCTCAAGCAGTTTAAACAATGGCTCAAGGCTCAATGGCTCGCCCCCAATAACCTCACCAAACTCGCCCAAGGGGAACAACTGCAAGGCATGTACCTGCCGTTTTGGACCTATGATGCCGACACCGCCAGCCGCTACCGAGGCGAACGGGGTGAATATTACTACACCACCGAAACCTACCAAACCACAGATTCCGAGGGAAAATCCGTCACCAAAACGCGACAGGTGCGCCATACCCGCTGGTATCCGGCGCGGGGTCATGTGTCGCGGTTTTTTGATGATGTGCTAGTCGCCGCGAGTACGGCGGTGGAGCGTCAACGTCTCGATGCCCTCGAACCCTGGGGATTGCCGGGATCATTGCAGCCCTACAATTCGTCGTTTTTGGCTGGATTTGAAGCCCAACGCCCCCAAGTCAGCCTAGAGGAAGGCTTTCAGGTGGCCAAGGGAGTGATGGATGCACAGATTCATCGGGATGTGGAGCGGGATATTGGCGGCGATGATCAGCGGGTGCATTCGGTTTCAACCCAGTACGATCGCGTGACGTTTAAGCATATTTTGCTGCCGGTGTGGTTGACGGCCTATCGCTACAACAACAAGCAGTTTCAGGTGTTGATCAATGCGATCACCGGGGAAGTCCAAGGGGATCATCCCTACAGTGTGTGGAAGGTGACGCTGTTGGCGATCGCAGGAACAATCGGAGCGGCGATCGTGATCTGGCTGATCATTCAGTACGGATAG
- a CDS encoding Uma2 family endonuclease, with protein sequence MTQPITSTTTTHEPDVWLPTLPPTDLVFDDGVPLESNRHRLAMNLLIESVYAALSPRKNFYASGNMFIYYSLQQIKNRDFRGPDFFVALNVDGARERQGWVVWEEGGKYPDVIVELMSPSTANVDLTEKKNIYEQIFNIKQYFVYNPADPTSLQGWELQGNGFVALQPNDKGWLWCEALGLWLGTWHGSIVQETTDWLRFYFPNEQLVLLPREREYERAEKAHEEVEKLRAKLRELGVDPDAV encoded by the coding sequence ATGACGCAACCCATCACCTCAACCACTACAACCCATGAGCCAGATGTCTGGTTGCCAACCCTCCCCCCCACTGATCTTGTTTTTGATGATGGAGTGCCCTTGGAAAGTAACCGCCATCGCCTAGCGATGAACCTATTGATTGAGTCGGTATATGCCGCACTCTCACCCCGTAAAAATTTTTACGCGAGTGGGAATATGTTCATCTACTACAGCCTCCAGCAAATTAAAAATCGAGATTTCCGTGGCCCTGATTTTTTTGTGGCGTTAAATGTAGATGGTGCAAGGGAACGTCAAGGTTGGGTGGTTTGGGAAGAGGGGGGAAAGTACCCGGATGTGATTGTGGAGTTGATGTCGCCCTCGACGGCAAACGTTGATCTCACGGAAAAGAAGAACATTTACGAACAGATTTTCAACATTAAGCAATATTTTGTCTACAATCCCGCTGATCCAACATCTTTACAGGGTTGGGAACTTCAAGGTAATGGGTTTGTGGCGTTACAGCCTAATGATAAGGGCTGGCTCTGGTGTGAAGCCCTAGGCTTATGGCTTGGCACTTGGCACGGTTCAATTGTGCAAGAGACAACAGATTGGTTGCGGTTCTATTTTCCCAATGAGCAGTTGGTCTTGTTGCCAAGGGAGCGAGAGTATGAACGGGCTGAAAAAGCCCATGAAGAGGTTGAAAAGCTCCGGGCAAAGTTGCGGGAGTTAGGCGTTGATCCGGATGCGGTGTGA
- a CDS encoding PIN domain-containing protein, whose product MSSLRFLLDTNILSEPLKPQPSQAVIQKITENQQSIATASVVYHEIYYGMASLPDSRKRRAIAAYLQDEVLAKLPILSYTTEAAQWHAIARAKLRQVGLID is encoded by the coding sequence ATGAGTTCGCTCCGGTTTCTGCTAGATACGAATATTTTATCTGAGCCGTTGAAGCCACAACCGAGTCAAGCTGTGATCCAGAAGATCACAGAAAACCAGCAGAGTATTGCTACCGCGTCAGTGGTGTATCACGAAATATATTACGGTATGGCATCGTTGCCCGATTCACGTAAGCGTCGGGCGATCGCAGCATATTTACAAGATGAGGTGCTGGCCAAGTTACCGATCCTCAGCTACACTACCGAGGCTGCTCAATGGCACGCGATCGCACGGGCTAAGTTAAGACAAGTCGGCCTGATTGACTGA
- a CDS encoding SPFH domain-containing protein codes for MGLFGRQLIDIIEWLDNTNDTIAYRFERSDNEIKQGAKLIVRPGQKAVFVNEGFVADEFTEGTYELYTRNLPILTSLKSWKYGFESPFKAEVYFFSTRIFSDLKWGTSNPIMIRDNEMGPVRIRAFGSYSIRVSDPRFLLEQVIGTDGLFQVHEISNHLRNVIVPSVTSWVASSGIALLDFAANYRQMGDQVKAAVQNDFTPLGVEIAQLTIENISLPKNVEEALDKRSSMGILGDMQQYTQYQTAEAIENFSQQPGGSNPGMGMGMGMAMGQQMANAMQPQSAPAAPPPPPTANQWYMSKNGQQIGPAAPHQLAQQGLTPETLVWCQGMPSWQPAAQVPALASALPASPPPVPPPTAAPPPPPIADAPPPPPADETPEWYIFRSGDRTGPFTKSQLVEQGVTGRTNVWRNGQGDWQRARDIPDLADVITD; via the coding sequence ATGGGCTTGTTTGGACGTCAGCTAATTGACATCATTGAATGGTTAGACAATACCAACGACACCATTGCCTACCGCTTTGAACGGTCAGATAATGAAATTAAACAAGGGGCAAAATTAATCGTTCGTCCCGGTCAAAAAGCTGTCTTTGTCAACGAGGGATTTGTGGCCGATGAGTTCACCGAAGGAACCTACGAACTCTACACCCGCAACCTCCCGATTCTCACCAGTTTAAAAAGTTGGAAATATGGCTTTGAATCCCCGTTTAAAGCAGAAGTTTATTTCTTCAGTACCCGCATTTTTTCTGACTTAAAATGGGGCACATCTAACCCCATCATGATCCGGGATAATGAAATGGGCCCGGTGCGGATTAGGGCCTTTGGTTCCTACAGCATTCGCGTCAGTGATCCACGCTTTTTGTTGGAGCAAGTGATTGGCACGGATGGACTCTTTCAAGTCCATGAAATTAGTAATCATTTGCGCAATGTGATTGTCCCTTCCGTCACGAGTTGGGTGGCCAGTTCCGGGATCGCCCTGCTTGATTTTGCCGCCAACTATCGCCAGATGGGCGACCAGGTGAAAGCCGCTGTCCAAAACGACTTTACGCCGTTGGGGGTGGAGATTGCGCAGTTAACGATTGAGAATATTTCCCTGCCGAAAAATGTTGAAGAAGCCCTCGATAAACGGTCTTCCATGGGCATTTTGGGAGATATGCAGCAATATACCCAATACCAAACGGCGGAAGCGATCGAAAACTTTTCCCAACAACCCGGCGGCAGCAATCCCGGTATGGGGATGGGGATGGGGATGGCCATGGGGCAACAGATGGCCAACGCGATGCAACCCCAATCTGCCCCGGCAGCCCCGCCACCGCCCCCCACTGCCAATCAGTGGTATATGTCCAAAAATGGCCAGCAGATCGGCCCGGCAGCTCCGCACCAGTTGGCCCAACAGGGCTTAACCCCGGAAACGTTGGTGTGGTGTCAAGGGATGCCCAGTTGGCAACCGGCGGCCCAAGTGCCCGCTTTGGCCAGTGCCTTGCCTGCGTCGCCGCCCCCTGTGCCGCCCCCGACGGCCGCGCCACCGCCGCCCCCGATCGCTGATGCACCACCACCACCCCCGGCGGATGAAACGCCGGAATGGTATATATTCCGCAGCGGCGATCGCACCGGCCCCTTCACAAAATCCCAACTGGTGGAACAGGGTGTCACGGGGCGCACCAATGTATGGCGCAATGGCCAAGGGGATTGGCAACGGGCGCGGGATATTCCCGATTTAGCCGATGTGATTACGGATTGA
- a CDS encoding DUF2281 domain-containing protein, with translation MTVEEKVIQILRSLPDVGQQEVLHFAEFLQTREIHSSTPVERETSALFGDGLAKFRQKWQIESLDINPDEVFSGVRDSSPGREVVL, from the coding sequence ATGACAGTTGAAGAAAAAGTTATCCAAATTCTGCGCAGTTTGCCCGATGTGGGTCAACAAGAAGTGTTACATTTTGCCGAGTTTTTGCAAACGCGAGAAATCCACTCGTCCACACCAGTGGAACGTGAAACATCAGCCTTGTTCGGTGATGGGCTGGCTAAATTCCGTCAAAAGTGGCAGATCGAATCTTTGGATATTAATCCAGATGAGGTCTTTTCAGGTGTTCGTGACTCGTCACCAGGGCGGGAGGTTGTTCTATGA
- a CDS encoding NAD(P)-dependent oxidoreductase gives MSEAIAFLGLGVMGGYMAANLAKQGYSVTGWNRTPERPGCAIAAAAGVAIAATLQDAVQNTPVIISCLGDVPDVEAVLVGEVTQFAPANALIIDMSTIGSQGARHIGAKLAAQEFRFLDAPVSGGDVGAKNAKLTIMVGGDAADFKQAQPYFAAMGQAVTHCGGVGNGQAVKMCNQILGAMNLVGVCEAMLLAETQGIDPQLIVDVCNRGASASWTLENLGMKVAKGDFDPGFMVKHILKDLRLVQEIAAGGSQELPGTQYADRLFKEVEALGGAEQGTQAMIRAYRES, from the coding sequence ATGAGTGAAGCGATCGCATTTTTAGGTCTAGGGGTGATGGGGGGCTATATGGCGGCCAACCTCGCGAAACAGGGCTACAGTGTCACGGGTTGGAATCGCACCCCGGAGCGACCGGGATGTGCGATCGCCGCCGCCGCTGGCGTTGCGATCGCCGCCACCCTTCAAGACGCGGTACAAAATACCCCCGTGATCATTTCCTGTCTTGGCGATGTCCCTGATGTCGAAGCCGTTCTTGTGGGTGAAGTTACACAATTCGCCCCCGCCAACGCCCTGATCATCGACATGAGCACCATCGGCTCCCAAGGCGCTCGCCACATCGGCGCGAAACTTGCTGCCCAGGAATTCCGCTTCCTTGATGCGCCTGTGTCCGGCGGGGATGTGGGGGCAAAAAATGCCAAGCTGACGATCATGGTGGGGGGCGATGCGGCGGATTTTAAGCAAGCCCAACCCTATTTTGCAGCCATGGGCCAAGCCGTCACCCACTGCGGCGGCGTAGGCAACGGCCAAGCCGTGAAAATGTGTAACCAAATCCTCGGTGCAATGAACCTTGTCGGAGTCTGCGAAGCCATGCTCCTCGCCGAAACCCAAGGTATTGATCCCCAGTTAATCGTCGATGTCTGCAATCGCGGCGCATCGGCATCTTGGACGTTAGAAAATTTAGGCATGAAAGTGGCCAAAGGCGATTTTGATCCCGGCTTCATGGTGAAACACATCCTCAAAGACCTCCGCCTCGTCCAAGAAATCGCCGCCGGCGGCTCGCAAGAGTTACCGGGAACCCAATACGCCGATCGCCTCTTTAAGGAAGTCGAAGCCCTCGGCGGCGCAGAGCAAGGAACCCAAGCCATGATCCGCGCCTACCGCGAAAGTTAA
- the zds gene encoding 9,9'-di-cis-zeta-carotene desaturase, which produces MRVAIVGAGLAGLATAIELVDAGHEVEIYEARNFVGGKVGSWIDKDGNHLEMGLHVFFGCYYNLFDLMRKVGAFDSLLLKEHTHTFVNSGGRIGELDFRFLTGAPFNGLKAFFTTSQLNAVDKLTNSLALGTSPIVRGLVDFEGAMRTIRDLDAVSFADWFRSHGGNDGSLKKMWNPIAYALGFIDTENISARCMLTIFQFFAAKTEASVLRMLAGSPNEYLHQPIVNYLTERGVTITTNCRVREIQYEGDRVTGLSLADGEGDRTLTADTYVAACDIPGIQRLLPEGWRKWPQFDNIYKLTAVPVATVQLRFDGWVTEMNDPAKRQQAEACGLDNLLYTPDADFSCFADLALTSPEDYYREGEGSLLQLVLTPGDPFIKQSNEAIAHHVLDQVRELFPSARELNMTWYSVVKLAQSLYREAPGMDPYRPAQQTPVTNFFLAGSYTQQDYIDSMEGATISGRQAAAAILAAVAEGKEAIAV; this is translated from the coding sequence ATGCGAGTTGCGATCGTTGGCGCAGGGTTAGCCGGGCTTGCCACAGCCATTGAATTAGTCGATGCCGGTCATGAAGTCGAGATTTATGAAGCGCGAAACTTTGTCGGCGGCAAGGTGGGCAGTTGGATCGACAAAGACGGGAATCACCTGGAAATGGGGTTGCACGTCTTTTTTGGCTGCTATTACAACCTGTTCGACCTGATGCGGAAGGTGGGCGCGTTTGACTCTCTGCTGCTCAAGGAGCATACCCATACGTTTGTGAATTCGGGTGGGCGCATTGGGGAGTTGGATTTTCGGTTCTTGACGGGTGCGCCGTTTAATGGCTTGAAGGCCTTTTTTACCACGTCGCAACTCAATGCGGTGGATAAGCTGACGAATTCCCTGGCGTTGGGGACGAGTCCGATTGTGCGGGGCTTGGTGGATTTTGAGGGGGCGATGCGGACGATTCGCGACCTCGATGCGGTGAGTTTTGCGGATTGGTTCCGCAGCCATGGCGGTAATGATGGCAGCTTGAAGAAGATGTGGAATCCGATCGCCTATGCTTTGGGATTTATTGATACGGAAAATATTTCGGCGCGGTGTATGCTGACGATTTTCCAGTTTTTTGCGGCGAAAACCGAGGCTTCGGTGCTGAGGATGTTGGCGGGGTCGCCCAATGAATACCTGCATCAGCCGATTGTGAACTATTTAACGGAGCGGGGGGTGACGATTACCACCAATTGCCGGGTGCGCGAGATTCAGTATGAGGGCGATCGCGTCACCGGATTAAGCCTGGCCGATGGGGAGGGCGATCGCACCCTCACCGCTGATACCTATGTGGCAGCTTGTGATATTCCGGGGATTCAGCGGCTTTTGCCTGAAGGTTGGCGCAAGTGGCCCCAGTTCGACAATATTTACAAACTGACGGCGGTTCCGGTGGCAACGGTGCAATTGCGTTTTGATGGTTGGGTGACGGAAATGAATGATCCCGCCAAGCGTCAACAAGCCGAGGCCTGTGGGTTGGATAATCTCCTCTATACCCCGGATGCGGATTTCTCCTGTTTTGCGGATTTGGCTCTGACGAGTCCAGAGGACTATTACCGCGAGGGCGAGGGGTCTCTGTTGCAATTGGTGTTAACGCCGGGTGATCCCTTTATTAAGCAGAGCAATGAGGCGATCGCGCACCATGTGCTTGATCAAGTGCGGGAACTGTTCCCCTCGGCGCGGGAGTTAAACATGACTTGGTACAGCGTGGTGAAATTGGCGCAATCACTTTATCGCGAAGCTCCCGGCATGGACCCCTACCGCCCCGCCCAACAAACCCCCGTTACCAACTTTTTCCTCGCCGGGAGCTACACCCAACAGGACTACATCGACAGCATGGAAGGGGCGACGATCTCCGGACGGCAGGCAGCAGCGGCAATTTTGGCAGCAGTGGCCGAGGGGAAGGAAGCGATCGCCGTTTAA
- a CDS encoding DUF2808 domain-containing protein translates to MLFSKTLKHRLLAGLAAAGCAIAATPLATFAQNSGLTIFSGVNRPNLLNYRIEHGGRNARNARYKLRIPAKKVEGTVAQISVYYPDYFGEADERFRDVVCVENCEVTEGEEHPNRIFAFEDPEDVIEIGYGRGYDKEVGVGNVRIEENCYRVWDGDQEKYFNCLRIPLTESIEARNPIEIKLEHIRNPWFGGTFYFHALLVTCLDENGCFTDADHEPVNDSPEFADFRRASIDYVGTWIVSIAD, encoded by the coding sequence ATGTTGTTCTCCAAAACACTTAAACATCGTCTACTCGCTGGACTAGCCGCCGCTGGTTGTGCGATCGCAGCCACGCCCCTCGCCACCTTCGCCCAAAACTCCGGCCTGACGATCTTTAGTGGTGTGAACCGTCCCAACCTCCTCAACTACCGCATTGAGCACGGGGGACGCAACGCCCGCAACGCCCGCTACAAACTGCGAATCCCAGCGAAAAAAGTTGAGGGAACCGTCGCCCAAATTTCCGTCTACTATCCCGACTATTTCGGCGAGGCCGATGAACGCTTCCGGGATGTCGTCTGTGTGGAAAACTGTGAAGTCACCGAAGGCGAAGAACACCCCAACCGGATTTTTGCCTTTGAAGATCCCGAAGATGTGATCGAAATTGGCTACGGACGCGGCTACGACAAAGAAGTGGGCGTAGGCAATGTGCGCATTGAAGAAAACTGCTACCGTGTTTGGGATGGCGACCAAGAAAAATACTTTAACTGCCTACGGATTCCCCTCACCGAATCCATCGAAGCCCGTAACCCCATCGAAATAAAACTCGAACATATCCGCAATCCCTGGTTTGGCGGTACATTCTATTTCCATGCCCTCCTCGTCACCTGCTTAGATGAGAATGGCTGTTTTACCGACGCAGATCACGAGCCGGTGAATGATTCCCCCGAATTCGCTGATTTCCGCCGCGCCAGCATTGACTATGTCGGCACTTGGATCGTCTCGATCGCTGACTAA